One Gadus morhua chromosome 13, gadMor3.0, whole genome shotgun sequence genomic window carries:
- the zmat1 gene encoding zinc finger matrin-type protein 1 isoform X2, whose product MEGRVCATQLAESDDNTLSSTPFAASLNDGDKLINTKIKSAQTKGNPSDQDLMKGLLSDDYCHVCDTVLLFEPHRHYEGEKHNQKVKMYLESQRAVGTMSKDSGELKKDVPTHIDLFCKLCNMMFCSPVVAMSHFKGKVHAQNLRRQPFEQSKELNQPGLPTHSGQTQASYNVRPAVCTAANPGQDLKDPNYCALCSAPFNNPKMALQHYNGRKHQRNKARAKVMQGLGEDAQQGNPSDQDLMKGLLSDDYCHVCDTVLLFEPHRHYEGEKHNQKVKMYLESQRAVGTMSKDSGELKKDVPTHIEHFCKLCNMMFCSPVVAMSHFKGKVHAQNLRRQPFEQSKELNQPGLPTHSGQTQASYNVKAAVCTAANPGQDLKDPNYCALCSAPFNNPMMALQHYNGRKHQRNKAREKLMQGLGEDAQQARGFICQVCNARFTSMEMYQAHMKGNKHQVKEKKVIDLCKSQPKDYSSFADELADYIQVQKARGINTPAASHLTPQGGKQKDGDSAERDPRDSVHHRIYELNCPPVIEPPSSKPLLGPGYPAAGWGPPPYQPGPSFPHPALFPSTGARYPPNPNRPGARKRHSEQSSFSSYSSSSSSSSSSSSSDSEEEKRKGRRHRSGREKRLRERDSEEEVWRAQRRKRVRRNPSQERRGGGGEEGGIPHTESSRRGHRDPVRRRRPERSHEESVEAEGAEEKAVAVKDMKARNPSEMQKELVATHPEAQITPEQAETQMAVPLKPKPRKEKKKQRGMEDKRTEEEKLWDESMGLF is encoded by the exons GTAACCCGAGTGACCAGGACTTAATGAAGGGTCTTCTTTCTGATGACTACTGCCATGTGTGTGACACTGTGCTCTTATTTGAGCCTCACAGACATTATGAG GGAGAGAAGCACAACCAGAAAGTGAAGATGTACCTGGAGAGCCAGAGGGCAGTGGGGACCATGAGCAAAGACTCAGGAGAACTCAAG AAAGATGTGCCGACACACATAGACCTCTTCTGTAAGTTATGCAACATGATGTTCTGTTCCCCGGTGGTGGCAATGTCCCATTTCAAAGGCAAGGTCCATGCGCAAAACCTGCGTAGGCAACCCTTCGAACAATCCAAAG AGTTGAATCAGCCGGGCCTACCAACTCATTCTGGCCAGACGCAGGCTTCATACAACGTGAGGCCCGCAGTCTGCACCGCAGCAAACCCCGGGCAGGATCTGAAGGACCCCAATTACTGCGCACTATGCTCTGCCCCTTTCAACAACCCCAAGATGGCACTGCAGCACTACAACGGCCGCAAGCACCAAAGGAACAAGGCCAGGGCGAAGGTGATGCAAGGCCTCGGAGAGGATGCCCAGCAAG GAAACCCGAGTGACCAGGACTTAATGAAGGGTCTTCTTTCTGATGACTACTGCCATGTGTGTGACACTGTGCTCTTATTTGAGCCTCACAGACATTATGAG GGAGAGAAGCACAACCAGAAAGTGAAGATGTACCTGGAGAGCCAGAGGGCAGTGGGGACCATGAGCAAAGACTCAGGAGAACTCAAG AAAGATGTGCCGACACACATAGAACACTTCTGTAAGTTATGCAACATGATGTTCTGCTCCCCGGTGGTGGCAATGTCCCATTTCAAAGGCAAGGTCCATGCGCAAAACCTGCGTAGGCAACCCTTCGAACAATCCAAAG AGTTGAATCAGCCGGGCCTACCAACTCATTCTGGCCAGACGCAGGCTTCATACAACGTGAAGGCCGCAGTCTGCACCGCAGCAAACCCCGGGCAGGATCTGAAGGACCCCAATTACTGCGCACTATGCTCTGCCCCTTTCAACAACCCCATGATGGCACTGCAGCACTACAACGGCCGCAAGCACCAAAGGAACAAAGCCAGGGAGAAGTTGATGCAAGGCCTCGGAGAGGATGCCCAGCAAG CAAGAGGTTTTATCTGTCAGGTGTGCAATGCACGGTTCACCTCGATGGAAATGTATCAGGCCCACATGAAGGGGAACAAGCACCAGGTCAA GGAGAAGAAGGTGATTGACCTGTGCAAGTCTCAACCAAAGGACTACAGCTCCTTTGCGGATGAACTGGCCGACTACATTCAGGTCCAGAAGGCTCGTGGGATCAACACCCCGGCAGCCAGTCACCTGACACCCCAGGGAGGCAAACAGAAGGACGGCGACAGCGCCGAAAGGGATCCAAGGGACAGTGTACATCACAGAATATATGAACTGAACTGTCCCCCAGTCATTGAGCCCCCATCGTCCAAGCCCCTCTTGGGTCCGGGCTACCCGGCTGCTGGCTGGGGTCCTCCTCCATATCAGCCCggtccctccttccctcacccAGCGCTCTTCCCAAGCACAGGCGCCCGTTACCCCCCAAACCCTAACCGACCGGGGGCACGGAAGAGGCACAGCGAGCAGTCGAGCTTCTCGTCCTACTCCtcatcgtcgtcctcctcctcgtcttcctccagcagtgacagtgaggaggagaagaggaaggggaggagacacaggagcgggagggagaagCGGTTACGAGAACgggactctgaggaggaggttTGGAGGGCGCAGCGACGGAAGAGGGTGAGGCGCAACCCCTcccaggagagaagaggaggaggaggagaggaaggcggGATCCCTCACACAGAGAGCAGCAGAAGGGGACATCGAGATCCCGTTCGGAGGCGAAGGCCGGAGAGGAGTCACGAGGAGTCTGTGGAGGCTGAAGGAGCAGAAGAGAAAGCGGTGGCTGTGAAAGACATGAAGGCCAGGAATCCTTCAGAAATGCAGAAGGAACTGGTGGCGACGCACCCAGAGGCTCAGATTACCCCTGAGCAAGCAGAGACACAAATGGCCGTGCCCCTTAaaccaaaacccaggaaggagaagaagaaacaacGAGGGATGGAGGACAAGCGGACGGAGGAAGAGAAGCTGTGGGATGAGTCTATGGGCCTGTTTTAG
- the zmat1 gene encoding zinc finger matrin-type protein 1 isoform X1, which translates to MEGRVCATQLAESDDNTLSSTPFAASLNDGDKLINTKIKSAQTKGNPSDQDLMKGLLSDDYCHVCDTVLLFEPHRHYEGEKHNQKVKMYLESQRAVGTMSKDSGELKKDVPTHIDLFCKLCNMMFCSPVVAMSHFKGKVHAQNLRRQPFEQSKELNQPGLPTHSGQTQASYNVRPAVCTAANPGQDLKDPNYCALCSAPFNNPKMALQHYNGRKHQRNKARAKVMQGLGEDAQQGNPSDQDLMKGLLSDDYCHVCDTVLLFEPHRHYEGEKHNQKVKMYLESQRAVGTMSKDSGELKKDVPTHIEHFCKLCNMMFCSPVVAMSHFKGKVHAQNLRRQPFEQSKELNQPGLPTHSGQTQASYNVKAAVCTAANPGQDLKDPNYCALCSAPFNNPMMALQHYNGRKHQRNKAREKLMQGLGEDAQQGNPSDQDLMKGLLSDDYCHVCDTVLLFEPHRHYEGEKHNQKVKMYLESQRAVGTMSKDSGELKKDVPTHIEHFCKLCNMMFCSPVVAMSHFKGKVHAQNLRRQPFEQSKELNQPGLPTHSGQTQASYNVKAAVCTAANPGQDLKDPNYCALCSAPFNNPMMALQHYNGRKHQRNKAREKLMQGLGEDAQQARGFICQVCNARFTSMEMYQAHMKGNKHQVKEKKVIDLCKSQPKDYSSFADELADYIQVQKARGINTPAASHLTPQGGKQKDGDSAERDPRDSVHHRIYELNCPPVIEPPSSKPLLGPGYPAAGWGPPPYQPGPSFPHPALFPSTGARYPPNPNRPGARKRHSEQSSFSSCSSSSSSSSSSSSSDSEEEKRKGRRHRSGREKRLRERDSEEEVWRAQRRKRVRRNPSQERRGGGGEEGGIPHTESSRRGHRDPVRRRRPERSHEESVEAEGAEEKAVAVKDVKARNPSEMQKELVATHPEAQITPEQAETQMAVPLKPKPRKEKKKQRGMEDKRTEEEKLWDESMGLF; encoded by the exons GTAACCCGAGTGACCAGGACTTAATGAAGGGTCTTCTTTCTGATGACTACTGCCATGTGTGTGACACTGTGCTCTTATTTGAGCCTCACAGACATTATGAG GGAGAGAAGCACAACCAGAAAGTGAAGATGTACCTGGAGAGCCAGAGGGCAGTGGGGACCATGAGCAAAGACTCAGGAGAACTCAAG AAAGATGTGCCGACACACATAGACCTCTTCTGTAAGTTATGCAACATGATGTTCTGTTCCCCGGTGGTGGCAATGTCCCATTTCAAAGGCAAGGTCCATGCGCAAAACCTGCGTAGGCAACCCTTCGAACAATCCAAAG AGTTGAATCAGCCGGGCCTACCAACTCATTCTGGCCAGACGCAGGCTTCATACAACGTGAGGCCCGCAGTCTGCACCGCAGCAAACCCCGGGCAGGATCTGAAGGACCCCAATTACTGCGCACTATGCTCTGCCCCTTTCAACAACCCCAAGATGGCACTGCAGCACTACAACGGCCGCAAGCACCAAAGGAACAAGGCCAGGGCGAAGGTGATGCAAGGCCTCGGAGAGGATGCCCAGCAAG GAAACCCGAGTGACCAGGACTTAATGAAGGGTCTTCTTTCTGATGACTACTGCCATGTGTGTGACACTGTGCTCTTATTTGAGCCTCACAGACATTATGAG GGAGAGAAGCACAACCAGAAAGTGAAGATGTACCTGGAGAGCCAGAGGGCAGTGGGGACCATGAGCAAAGACTCAGGAGAACTCAAG AAAGATGTGCCGACACACATAGAACACTTCTGTAAGTTATGCAACATGATGTTCTGCTCCCCGGTGGTGGCAATGTCCCATTTCAAAGGCAAGGTCCATGCGCAAAACCTGCGTAGGCAACCCTTCGAACAATCCAAAG AGTTGAATCAGCCGGGCCTACCAACTCATTCTGGCCAGACGCAGGCTTCATACAACGTGAAGGCCGCAGTCTGCACCGCAGCAAACCCCGGGCAGGATCTGAAGGACCCCAATTACTGCGCACTATGCTCTGCCCCTTTCAACAACCCCATGATGGCACTGCAGCACTACAACGGCCGCAAGCACCAAAGGAACAAAGCCAGGGAGAAGTTGATGCAAGGCCTCGGAGAGGATGCCCAGCAAG GAAACCCGAGTGACCAGGACTTAATGAAGGGTCTTCTTTCTGATGACTACTGCCATGTGTGTGACACTGTGCTCTTATTTGAGCCTCACAGACATTATGAG GGAGAGAAGCACAACCAGAAAGTGAAGATGTACCTGGAGAGCCAGAGGGCAGTGGGGACCATGAGCAAAGACTCAGGAGAACTCAAG AAAGATGTGCCGACACACATAGAACACTTCTGTAAGTTATGCAACATGATGTTCTGCTCCCCGGTGGTGGCAATGTCCCATTTCAAAGGCAAGGTCCATGCGCAAAACCTGCGTAGGCAACCCTTCGAACAATCCAAAG AGTTGAATCAGCCGGGCCTACCAACTCATTCTGGCCAGACGCAGGCTTCATACAACGTGAAGGCCGCAGTCTGCACCGCAGCAAACCCCGGGCAGGATCTGAAGGACCCCAATTACTGCGCACTATGCTCTGCCCCTTTCAACAACCCCATGATGGCACTGCAGCACTACAACGGCCGCAAGCACCAAAGGAACAAAGCCAGGGAGAAGTTGATGCAAGGCCTCGGAGAGGATGCCCAGCAAG CAAGAGGTTTTATCTGTCAGGTGTGCAATGCACGGTTCACCTCGATGGAAATGTATCAGGCCCACATGAAGGGGAACAAGCACCAGGTCAA GGAGAAGAAGGTGATTGACCTGTGCAAGTCTCAACCAAAGGACTACAGCTCCTTTGCGGATGAACTGGCCGACTACATTCAGGTCCAGAAGGCTCGTGGGATCAACACCCCGGCAGCCAGTCACCTGACACCCCAGGGAGGCAAACAGAAGGACGGCGACAGCGCCGAAAGGGATCCAAGGGACAGTGTACATCACAGAATATATGAACTGAACTGTCCCCCAGTCATTGAGCCCCCATCGTCCAAGCCCCTCTTGGGTCCGGGCTACCCGGCTGCTGGCTGGGGTCCTCCTCCATATCAGCCCggtccctccttccctcacccAGCGCTCTTCCCAAGCACAGGCGCCCGTTACCCCCCGAACCCTAACCGACCGGGGGCACGGAAGAGGCACAGCGAGCAGTCGAGCTTCTCGTCCTGCTCCtcatcgtcgtcctcctcctcgtcttcctccagcagtgacagtgaggaggagaagaggaaggggaggagacacaggagcgggagggagaagCGGTTACGAGAACgggactctgaggaggaggttTGGAGGGCGCAGCGACGGAAGAGGGTGAGGCGCAACCCCTcccaggagagaagaggaggaggaggagaggaaggcggGATCCCTCACACAGAGAGCAGCAGAAGGGGACATCGAGATCCCGTTCGGAGGCGAAGGCCGGAGAGGAGTCACGAGGAGTCTGTGGAGGCTGAAGGAGCAGAAGAGAAAGCGGTGGCTGTGAAAGACGTGAAGGCCAGGAATCCTTCAGAAATGCAGAAGGAACTGGTGGCGACGCACCCAGAGGCTCAGATTACCCCTGAGCAAGCAGAGACACAAATGGCCGTGCCCCTTAAACccaaacccaggaaggagaagaagaaacaacGAGGGATGGAGGACAAGCGGACGGAGGAAGAGAAGCTGTGGGATGAGTCTATGGGCCTGTTTTAG